CGTTAATGCCACTGTAATCACATTTCTCTTTTTGattatttaagatatttatcaTCTTTCTCTAATTTGCAGCTAGCAACATTCTATAccaaagaaatgaagaagaggTTGAAAGAAAACATTCGAGCAAAATCAGATCTGTGGAGAAGTGGTTCACTTGGAATCGACAGAGTATGAGTTATTCCCTAAtgaattttttcttcattttaaggtatgcatggttaatattttattttttttctctattaaaCTTTTCTGCAGGTTAGATTGGGTCATCCGGGGTGGAAGGAAAGGTACTACAAGGAGAAATGTTCTTGTGACACCTCTCAGGGGATTGAAAGCACAAGGAAGGAACTAGTATGTTTTACATGCTACAAATATGAGCTTTAAATTTTTGTTGCAGAGGATTTCATCTTTATCAGATTGGCCTACTCTTCtaatatgtttgatttctttCGAGTTGTTATAGGTTCAGAAGTACACTGAAGGACTATTATGGGTTCTCCAATATTATTTCTCAGGAGTTCCATCTTGGACCTGGTAAAACATTTCAATAAGATGAATGACTTAACAACTCTTAAAGTTTTACTATTTATTCTGCTGAAGGGGGGTTAAAATTGAAACATCACTACAGGTTCTATCCATACCATTATGGTCCATTTGCATCTGATTTTAAGGGTCTTTCTCGAGTTAAAGCCAAGTTTGAAAAAGGTTCACCATTTAAACCGTTTGATCAACTCATGGGTGTTCTTCCTCCTAGCAGGTGagctctttaatttttttttttaaatttcttcatttcttctcaGTAGCTCTCTGAGAATTTGTTATATTGTAATGAAATTAGTTAGAGATGATTTTGTTTAGTGCCCATGCTCTTCCCAAAGCCTATCAGCCACTCATGATCGATGAGGACTCCAACAtcattgatttttataatactAGTAAGGCTTGCTTTATAGAATGAATAGTCTTTGACCGTTATATTTGTGGGAAACTAACTAGCTTGTTTCATTCTTTTGTATTTAGATTTTGAAGTTGACACAGATGGAAAGCGATTTATATGGCAGGTTTGCTAATTCATTTCTATAACACTCTTTTTGAAGAACTAATTACATCTATATTTCCCACATTGAGTCATTAACTCGTATCTCAAAATTTTGTGATATATGCAACACAATCACTCATTTGTTCCTTGAAGGGTATCTGCAAGCTTCCTTTTATAGATGAAGCACGACTTCTAGCCGAGACTAGGAAGCTAGAGAAGGAACTTGAGGTATAACACTTCTTTATCGATACCTATGGTCTTATTTATTTACGAGATAGATTTCTTATGAACctagtaatttattattatttgtaggAACAAGAGGCAGTTAGGAATGCAAGAAGTTTTGACCAGCTGTTCTTGAGATTCTCAGACAAGTTACGCTCATTTTATACCGAACAGGTTTCCTGCaggaaaccaaacaaaacagcCAAGATTGATAGTAATTTCAGGTTGGTTATTGTTGTGATACATGTTTTGTATTGAAAGGTTTACTGAGTCCGTTTagcagtgattttaggaaattgaaaatttttatttttcaagtataagaaatgataaaaacactttttagaatcactgcTAAACACTCTAAAATACTTATGAACCAATACTGGCTATATGCTCTGATACCTCCGGTAGTCTCATTGCCATTACGGTTCTAGTGGATAACATTTCTTATATGATATTTGTTGTACCAACTAatcattcaaaatttttgttttcacaCATTTTCAGTTTGGGAATAAACTGCTTTGATAATAATGGCTTGAATATGATGAACTCCACTTGCCTTGATAAGAATTTGGAAAACATTCAAGAAGATGATGTCATGTAAGTCTATTGAGTGACCTTGAGCTTAAATTAGGCGCCTATGTTTGCCCTTTGGAGGTTGTATCTCAATTTGCCTCACCATGTTGCAGAAGCATGCTTTATGAAGTGCCCAATGGCTGTCTACATATTCCTCGTCCACTTGAGGGGACAATATTCCCCTTTAAGGTATTACGGTTTCAGAATTATAAttcctttttctattcaatactaaaataatttcatttacaaaacGTCTATAATATATTTTGGGATAAAGCTCCATGTGATATTTAGCATGAATTTCTTAGACCAAGGAATTGTTGCAGACAATAACCGAAGCTGACATAGAGGAGACACAACTTTGGCATGAATACAAGGGTAGCAAACCCCCTGTCAAGTAGGCGAATACCAACTCTTATTTTCCCCTTCTCCCTCTTcctcccttttttctttcttttcctttttatgaaACAAGTTTGGGTTTTGAATAACATTACAGATTTCGAGGACATGAAGGGTTTGGACCAGCAATTAACAGGCTGAAATCTAAAGCATGTGGTTCATCTACCATATCTGCAGCTAGTGGATTAAGTGTTGCAAGGGCAGGTTGGAGTAATAGAAGGGAAGATCACAATCCTCTTATCCTGAGATGCAGTGGGAATTTCAGGTCAGAAACTCACAACCAAATGAATAGAGTAGTGGGATATTTAAAGATATCAGAGAATAGACAAGGTTTGGCTTCTTATGGAAGAGACCACCAGTCAACAAACAATTTCTGTCCTTCCAAACATCCCTCAACGTATAATAAGAGCATGGCCTTTGATCATGCCTCCACTAGATGGCAAAGAGGTTCAATAGAGCATACAAATATTACATGGAAGGATAATTTACATACAACTACTGGTAATGGTCAGGGCTCAGACAGATGGCAGAAAGGCTCAACAAATGTTACAGACCCCCCTTGCAGGCACATTTCATATGCAGCGGCTGTTACTTCAATGAAACCCCCAGCCAGAGACAAATCATTCCCTAACCGGTGGTAGttatttttgttcctttttttccaGCTctatctaacttttttttttatatgttggtTTGCAACTTCAAGGATACCCCAAGCTAATGAAGCAAATCTAAAGTGGacctaaaaatttatatttaatcttttttctaAGCTCTAGCAAAAGTGGAATGGTATGGAATCTAATGGGAATTATCTTAGATATCTCGACAAATGGAACTTGCTTAGACACACTTGGTCATGAATTGAACTAAAAATCTCTATATACTTGTTGGTGAAGGATTAGAGAAATAAAAGGATaaggaagagagagaggggTTCAAGGCATGGGATTAATGGGGTAATTTGTGAGGAAAGAGATGCAGATGCTGTGAGCCAAAGTTCCCCCTCATGTTCAGGgatcataaatattaaaaatcaattagaaaGGAAGATCTACATACCTCTCTGTTTTTTCCTTTGTGGTCACACTTTGATATGAGGCTGCTTGATGACATCCATAGATAACTTAAATTACAGGCTCCAGTCCCTTACTGCTTGGCTTCATGCCCTTTACTGCTTGGCTCCATCCCCTGTACTGTTTGGCCCCATGCAGCAACTTGGAATGGAACAAGCATGCTACTCTGTGTGTAAGCGTCCACTTAGAATTGCACATGCACCATCTTCATTTCTGTCTTATCAGTTCCTTAATCAATAACCCCACCAGAAAGAAAAAGGTCAATGCAAATACCAGACAAACCATACTATGTATATGATGGCCTCTTCATAAAAACAAGTATAGTGTATGAATTCATTAGATAATAGAAATGGTGGCAACTGAGGCCACACAGCAGTGTGTAAAAGGTGCATAGAACATAAGCCCCACCAACTGCTGCTTTTACACCAAGATCCCATGACTCGGAAAAGCTTATCAACTCCACATTTATTGCTTGGTGCTGAGTTAAGGACGATCCAACAACCCATGTCTCTCTTCTTTTAAGGTTTTATGTTTAGTGTTGAGATTTATATTGGAAGGGATTGGATTGATATTTCTTGATGAATGATAAAATCTTCTGATCttcaagaagagaaaaatgagttGATTACTGAGATTTGAGTGAGAATTTCTCAGAAAGACGAGCAGTATTCAGTTATTTGTAACCAATCTCTTGGTGCCTAATTATTACTCCTTGTCATCAATGAGACAGGCCAAATGTGTCCAATATCCACCTCTCCATTGTTGCCACCAAATCACATGTGCCTCTTGACTTATCtgccaatatatatatatatatttagttgcATTGCTTGGGGGTCCCCTGCACTTTTAAGGAGGCAGAGGGAGCAGAGCAACTTACTTAAAAGGAGATTGTGACTACTTATAAATTCCTCTTTTTGTTGCTCAATCATTCTCTGGAAGCCCCATGTATGTCCACTTCTATATTTCTTGTACAAATATGTTTCAAGGACTGGGTAGGGTGCGGCAAATACAACTCCAATAAGAGCAATGTCTCGGTTTTATGGCCATGTCATTTCATCTAAAAGCCTCACCAATGATctatattaataatttgatagAGATTAATGTGTTTTGGATAcctttcatgttttttttattttattttttcctggcagataagtttcttttaataaattaaccaaGCAAATACAAAAGGTCAAATTATGCTTAaaaaggagttttttttttgttttttcttatcttCAAAGTCCATCCAAACggtctttaaataaaataaaaaaaattcctacaTGCTCCTGTGGGAGAGCTTATCTCACCCCTAGTGGACGATAAAGACCAACGCAACTAGTATACACCATCATTAAGAAACTTTAATTACCACTCTCATTGAAGGTTCGTAACTTTTGTATAAACTCCAGCAGAAATGTGGGAAGGTTCACTTTGTCAAAAGTGCTTTCCAATCCAGAGAGTGATTGAGTTGaatcataaaaagaaacaattaaacaCATGTTACACTCCCAATCCGGCCAAGGCTCGTGGGGACTCATCTGTCACTTGGGTCACCCTCCCACCAACACAAACTGGATATTTCAATTATCACTTATAAGTATTAGTACAGTATTGGAgtcttatattaaattaagtCCCTCAGCCCCCTTGGTTGTTGAGAGAttattccaaataaaaatttaatatgcaGAATGGGGAGTGAGACCCACACCGACCATCCCAGTTGTCATCAACTACTGTCTTACTCTTCTTACCATTCGCCTCTACCCTGCTTTTCTGGATTGTACCTATTCGAAATTCAACCATTTTATGCCAAGTACAATCCTAAAATGCAGGCAAGAATCCGGACGTTCGGACGGTACCAACGGCGCCGGTGGTATCCTTCACTTGCATGACTGTTGCCGGAACCCTAGCCTCTCATTCCTCAGATCATACTCCACGTAGAAGTTCTGCTGCTGAAAATTCCCCAAAATGATAGCGGGCCCACCGGAAAATTCTTTTCCGGCTACACCGTCAGTCACTATGGTCAAACACACCACGTCATCACCTCCGAGGAAGGCGACGTAGTTCGCTAATGGCAACTCCATCTCTGCTCCGCCCCTGAATTTCAATGTCAACTCCGGGAAGGACGGAGTATTGAGTCCGGAAATGTTGAAACACGGTCGCAAACCGGTGATGCCCTCGACTTCAGTAGCTCTCTTGCTCTGCACTTGCTTTTCGAACTCGGCGGCTACGAGCTCGAAGATCTCACCCTTCATATACGTGAACGTCGTGCCGGAGTCGATGATTGTGCCACCGTCGCCGTCCGCTCCTGGGATTAGGTACTTGTACGGAATTTTCACATGCTTTCCTCCAACAGTGATGTGCCGGAGACCCAAGTAGTAGTAAACCGAGAACGCGTGTTTACCAGCGACTTTCGGGTTCTGGCCGAACGGCGTGTAGCTGAGTCCGGCGGTTTTCTCTCCAGAATCCGATTCGCCGTCCAACACGAGCGAGCTGCTCTCAGTTGTATCGTCGTAACGGCGAGAGAGAAGACAGTAGGAGAACTTCTTCAAGCCGAGTTGACTAGGCAGCGACGGCGGACCACGGCCGAAGCCAGAGATTCCGGCGGGTTGACTGGTGGAGAGGACAGAGCATCCGACGATGAAATCGGGAACGCCTTTCCCAGGCAAATCCAATGTCTCAGAGAGCATGATCCCACCTGTGATCCCAGAACCGTAGAAAATCAGATAGGGCGGACAGATCTGAGTGCAATTTGGAGAAGTGGGCTCACAGTCTCTGCACCTGGACTGTACTTTGGAACCATGAATCCACCCACATTTGGGGTTCACGCAACCCAAAACCTTGGAAGAAGAGGAGGACTTGgggataaaaatattggaagaAGGATTTGAGGTAGAGAAAGAACAGTTCCTGCAGACATAGCGATGGGTACAAGGGAACCAGACGAGATCACTTCCAGTGTCCATGATAAGTGGAAGGGTCTGAGGTGGAGTACCGAAGGAGAGAGGAATGGAGTATGCACCATAGCTGTGAGTGAAGAGTGGGGTTGTGGAGGTGGGTGTGGTTTTGGGGTTCTTGAGGTGGCGAGCCCTGATTAAGGAGGCGGAGACCAGGTGTCGGAGGTTCCGATAGGGATCAGGAGGTGGGGATGGATTGGAAGCAGAGAGAAGGAGAGTGATGGGGGAGTTTGGAGAGGAGGAAACGAgggagaagaagagagaaagaagggAGAGAAAGCAGGGGAGAGAAGGAGAAGGAACAGGAGAAGAGAGGGGAGGAGGCATTGTTGGGTGAGGGGTGAGTGGAGAAATGTTTGTGCAGAGTAGCTGTTTTATTGGATAAAAATGTTGAAATAGGAgtgaaaagagaaatgaaatgaaaatcaactAGTAGCGGTGTCAGTGGTGTTGTATTGAAGCCTTGAAGGGTGTCTGGAACTGAAAGCATTCACTCCAAAATTAATTAGAGTTTTGACCAAAAATAAGATGTTAATAAATTAAGTAAattggaatccaaaataataCCCAATCTAGTCCATCCAGGTCATCTGCAATTCAGGACTacagttttgaattttttttaaaaatgggtcAAACCCACAATTACCGATCACGGTCTTAACTTTAAGCTTAAAACAATAGTTGATGATTACGACCTTGATCATTTTTTAGTTATCAACTACAGTTTGAATATGATTTTAAAGTCGTGTTATCACCTATGgttttgacttaaaatttatatatatttaattttaattttttaaataaaaatatcatattattttaaaaatatgttagtggttaataaacttatataattatttttaaaaaataatatatgaaattaaataaatggtatttttaatttgatataaaaatatttttgtttaattttattaaa
The sequence above is drawn from the Vitis riparia cultivar Riparia Gloire de Montpellier isolate 1030 chromosome 6, EGFV_Vit.rip_1.0, whole genome shotgun sequence genome and encodes:
- the LOC117915597 gene encoding probable aspartyl protease At4g16563 — encoded protein: MPPPLSSPVPSPSLPCFLSLLSLFFSLVSSSPNSPITLLLSASNPSPPPDPYRNLRHLVSASLIRARHLKNPKTTPTSTTPLFTHSYGAYSIPLSFGTPPQTLPLIMDTGSDLVWFPCTHRYVCRNCSFSTSNPSSNIFIPKSSSSSKVLGCVNPKCGWIHGSKVQSRCRDCEPTSPNCTQICPPYLIFYGSGITGGIMLSETLDLPGKGVPDFIVGCSVLSTSQPAGISGFGRGPPSLPSQLGLKKFSYCLLSRRYDDTTESSSLVLDGESDSGEKTAGLSYTPFGQNPKVAGKHAFSVYYYLGLRHITVGGKHVKIPYKYLIPGADGDGGTIIDSGTTFTYMKGEIFELVAAEFEKQVQSKRATEVEGITGLRPCFNISGLNTPSFPELTLKFRGGAEMELPLANYVAFLGGDDVVCLTIVTDGVAGKEFSGGPAIILGNFQQQNFYVEYDLRNERLGFRQQSCK